The Diadema setosum chromosome 12, eeDiaSeto1, whole genome shotgun sequence genome has a segment encoding these proteins:
- the LOC140235870 gene encoding uncharacterized protein, which yields MPNDNQRPAQQRAATTAAAGDKGTFTLADVMSSLKDSETRVCAKLEQMHTDITAVNQKVNDLQVAVQDNSARVLEIENVKIPEVESKLQARIVDLEKKIMAAEMYQRNANLFFYGVKTTANEDVDAVIRHTFTHLGIPKDDADTISLVNVHRLPQREGDDIPPPIIAKFVYMTQRNRVIMAFESTGYVSLVGCDEARKVTILRDTGASQSLILDSVLPFGQTSSTGTSVLLQGVEGGYVEAPLHTVDLQSGLVSGRVSLGVRKSLPMDGVALILGNDFAGDKVTIPVVNAVPLDKEGYETAALVQEFPEVFPACVVTRSMSRKSEKSELKASPEDISLEESFFCRLDDVEASRTAASKSHQIVDESRPVDETEIGLNKSSLIDAQKNDPQLVSLCDSALAEEEALSERTCYYKKGDMLMRKWMPVDSSSDEEWREVHQIVIPTVFRKHILSVSHESALGGHLGVNKTVDKILKHFFWPGLRRDVSDFSRTCHVCQVVGKPNQKIPPAPLKPIPAFDEPFSTVIIDCVGPLPKTKAGHEYLLTMMCASTRFPEAMPLRRITAQNVSKALVKFFTMVGLPKVVQSDQGSNFTSKIFQQVMRELGIKCVTSSAYHPQSQGALERFHQTLKNMVRTYCFEVEKDWDEGLPLLLFSVRESVQESLGFSPFELVFGHEVRGPLKVLREKLLGEDESPGLLNYVTTFRGRLTRAREFAAGHLRNSQKNMKQLFDKRSRERMLSPGEKVLILLPIPGNPLCARFSGPYVVEERLSDANCIIQTPDRKKKKRLCHINMLKKYVERSAGESAKPVMYVVGAVQDVPVPKTRKELMRFIGMAGYYRRFCHNFSHVVAPLTDLLRKNVKFQWSAACQSAFDQVKAILSSGPVLAAPDFKKGFSLAVDASDVGAGAVLMQADDDGVDRPVCYFSKRFNEHQRRYSTVEKDTLALILSLSHFDVYVGSTTQPVVVWTDHNPLTFVNRMRNRNQRLMRWSLILQEYNLDIRHIRGKENIVADTLSRA from the exons ATGCCGAACGATAACCAACGCCCTGCACAGCAACGCGCAGCCACCACTGCAGCAGCCGGTGACAAAGGCACGTTCACACTCGCTGATGTCATGAGCTCACTCAAGGATTCGGAAACCAGAGTGTGTGCCAAACTCGAGCAAATGCATACGGACATAACTGCGGTCAACCAGAAGGTAAATGATCTACAAGTGGCTGTGCAAGACAACTCGGCAAGAGTCCTAGAGATTGAAAACGTCAAGATACCGGAGGTAGAATCTAAGCTTCAAGCCAGAATTGTCGACCTGGAAAAGAAGATCATGGCTGCCGAGATGTATCAGCGGAATGCCAATCTCTTCTTCTACGGTGTGAAGACCACGGCCAACGAGGATGTCGACGCGGTTATTCGACACACATTCACTCACCTCGGCATTCCCAAGGATGACGCCGATACCATCAGCCTTGTGAACGTCCATCGACTTCCGCAGCGCGAAGGAGACGACATACCCCCACCGATCATCGCCAAATTCGTCTACATGACTCAGCGAAACCGCGTGATCATGGCATTCGAATCAACTG GCTATGTGTCATTGGTAGGGTGTGATGAAGCCAGAAAGGTTACCATCCTGCGAGATACTGGTGCATCCCAGTCATTGATTCTTGACAGTGTCCTTCCTTTTGGGCAAACGTCGTCAACAGGCACAAGTGTACTGTTACAAGGAGTAGAAGGAGGTTATGTTGAAGCCCCTCTTCACACAGTCGATTTGCAGTCAGGCCTAGTTTCAGGAAGGGTGAGTCTTGGTGTTAGGAAGTCACTTCCTATGGATGGTGTAGCATTGATATTAGGCAATGATTTTGCAGGAGACAAAGTGACTATTCCAGTGGTCAATGCAGTCCCTTTGGATAAAGAAGGATATGAGACAGCTGCATTGGTTCAGGAATTCCCTGAAGTTTTCCCAGCTTGTGTAGTCACACGTTCAATGTCTAGAAAATCAGAAAAGTCTGAATTGAAGGCTAGTCCAGAGGATATCAGTCTAGAAGAGAGTTTCTTCTGTCGGTTAGATGATGTAGAAGCAAGTAGAACCGCAGCATCAAAATCACATCAGATAGTGGATGAATCTCGGCCTGTAGATGAAACTGAGATTGGGTTGAACAAGAGCTCTTTGATTGATGCACAGAAGAATGATCCACAGTTGGTATCGTTGTGTGATAGTGCTCTTGCTGAAGAAGAAGCACTGAGTGAGAGGACTTGCTACTATAAGAAAGGAGATAtgttgatgaggaagtggatgCCAGTTGACTCTTCCAGTGATGAAGAATGGCGAGAAGTTCACCAAATTGTCATCCCAACAGTATTTCGTAAACACATTTTGAGTGTGTCGCATGAGTCAGCTCTTGGTGGTCATCTTGGAGTCAATAAGACGGTTGACaagattttgaaacatttcttttgGCCTGGCTTGAGACgggatgtttcagatttcagtaGGACTTGCCATGTTTGTCAAGTGGTGGGAAAACCTAATCAGAAGATTCCTCCTGCTCCCCTGAAGCCCATACCAGCATTTGATGAGCCGTTTAGCACAGTTATCATAGACTGTGTTGGTCCTTTGCCAAAGACAAAGGCTGGACATGAGTACTTGCTCACTATGATGTGCGCTTCTACGAGATTTCCAGAAGCTATGCCACTTCGACGTATCACTGCACAGAACGTTAGCAAGGCGTTAGTGAAGTTCTTTACAATGGTTGGCTTGCCAAAGGTGGTGCAATCAGACCAGGGTTCCAACTTCACTTCAAAGATATTTCAGCAAGTGATGCGTGAGTTGGGTATCAAATGTGTAACCTCGAGTGCCTATCATCCACAGAGTCAAGGCGCTCTGGAGCGTTTTCATCAGACGCTGAAGAACATGGTGAGAACATACTGCTTTGAGGTCGAGAAGGACTGGGATGAAGGCTTGCCGTTGTTGCTTTTCTCGGTGCGAGAGTCTGTGCAAGAGTCCTTAGGATTTAGTCCCTTTGAGTTAGTGTTTGGACACGAGGTTCGTGGTCCATTGAAGGTCTTGAGAGAGAAGCTGTTGGGTGAGGATGAGTCACCCGGTTTGTTGAATTACGTGACCACGTTCCGTGGTAGGCTGACTCGTGCTCGTGAATTTGCAGCTGGACATTTGAGAAACAGTCAAAAGAACATGAAACAGTTGTTTGATAAGAGGTCCAGGGAAAGGATGCTCAGTCCCGGTGAAAAGGTATTGATACTGCTGCCCATTCCTGGTAATCCTCTGTGTGCTCGCTTCTCTGGTCCCTATGTCGTGGAGGAGAGATTGAGTGATGCGAATTGCATCATTCAGACGCCagacaggaagaaaaagaaacggtTGTGTCACATCAACATGTTGAAGAAGTATGTTGAGAGAAGTGCAGGTGAAAGTGCGAAGCCAGTCATGTATGTGGTAGGAGCAGTCCAAGATGTCCCTGTTCCCAAGACGAGGAAGGAGCTGATGAGATTCATCGGCATGGCTGGATACTACCGTCGCTTCTGCCATAACTTCTCGCATGTTGTGGCACCCTTGACTGATCTCCTGCGGAAGAACGTGAAGTTCCAGTGGTCAGCCGCATGCCAGTCTGCGTTTGACCAAGTGAAGGCAATCTTGTCGAGTGGTCCTGTGTTGGCAGCGCCGGACTTCAAAAAAGGCTTCAGCCTAGCTGTCGATGCCAGCGATGTCGGAGCAGGCGCCGTGCTGATGCAAGCTGATGACGATGGAGTGGACCGACCGGTCTGCTACTTCTCAAAGAGATTCAACGAGCACCAGCGGAGGTATTCTACCGTTGAGAAGGATACCCTAGCGTTAATTCTTTCGCTCAGCCATTTTGATGTCTACGTGGGCAGCACAACTCAACCCGTTGTTGTGTGGACTGATCACAACCCACTGACATTCGTCAACAGAATGAGAAACAGAAACCAGAGACTGATGCGATGGAGTTTAATCCTACAGGAGTATAACCTTGACATTAGGCACATTCGCGGAAAGGAAAACATTGTCGCGGACACACTCTCCCGTGCTTAA